CATGGAAGGTTGGCGGTTGGGACTGAAAGCTCTGGCGGTCTATCGAGACGGCTCCAAGGAAGTGCAGCCGCTGGTCTCGAAGGCGTCTACCGAAAAAACCACGCAAGCGGTGCCGGCACCTCGGCGCGAACGGCTGCCCGACACACGACGATCCATCACCCACAAATTCTCGGTCAACGGACATGAGGGCTACATTACGGTGGGGCTTTATCCGGATGGTCGTCCGGGCGAGCTCTTCATCACCATGGCCAAAGAAGGGAGCACCATCGGTGGGTTGATGGATTGCTTCGGGACGGCGGTATCGATGAGCCTCCAGTATGGTGTGCCGCTGGAAGTGTACGTCAACAAGTTTTCCTACACCCGGTTTGAGCCGATGGGCTTCACAACGAATCCGGAAATCCGGACTGCGACGAGTATCGTCGATTACATCTTTCGCTGGCTGGGCATGACATTTCTTCCCGGCTATAGAGAAAAGCTCAAAAGTTCCCAGCACGTTTTGGAACGGCTGACACCTGCTCCGGAACCCGCGACGGGTGGGAGTAACGGGGCTTCTAAGGCGGAAGCACCATCAACGTCCGGGGGTGGAGAACGGCGGAGTGACCCCTGGGAGTCGCTGGGCGGACCACTTCCCGAGCGGCTGGCCTCCCTCGCGGCGACGCTGACACAGCCTTCGTCCGCCGGCAACGGGCAGCTTCATGGCGCCAAGCCGGCTGTGCAACCTGCGGCAACGGCGACGCTGGAGAGCTATCTTCCGTTCCAGGACGACGGGCCTCCGTGCGATCTGTGCGGTGCCATCACCCGCCGGGCCGGCTCTTGCCACGTTTGTCCAAACTGTGGGCACAGCTTGGGCTGCTCGTGACAAGGTTCGTGTGAGAAGGTTCCTGGTGTGTGCCTCGACCGCATGGTGAGGTCACCCGGGCCTGATAATCCGGCCAGGTGACTGTTGCTGTTCCCAAAATCGGCCCTGGCAGGTAGTCCGCCGGATTTTACCTGCCAGGGTTTTCACATGGATCATCGACATCTGCACGAGGCGATGGTCGATGACGCGGCTTCAGAAAAGCCCGGTCACACGGCCTGTCTTTACATCCACGTCGATCCGCCGGAACGCCGGGTCCGAGCCTGTTCCTGGCATGAGCGAGATTTCACCGGCCATCGGGCAGAGAAACCGGGCGCCCCCGTAGACAAGAATGTCCTTAATGGGAAGGGTCCAGCCCTTGGGAGCTCCTTTGATGGTCGGATCGTGCGTGAGGCTGAGGTGCGTCTTGACCATCATCGTGGCAAAATCCCGGTATTTGGGGTTATTTTCGAATTCCTTAAGTTTGGCTTCTGCCTCGCGGGAGTACTCCACACCATCGGCGCCGTACACCTCGCGGGCGATTTTCTCAATCCGTTCACTCAGGGGTGTGTCATCCTCATACAGATAGCGGAAAGAGACGGGCTGTTCACAGGCATCCAGGACGGCGTCAGCCAGTTCCAGCGCTCCTTCTCCACCGTACCGCCAGTGATTGGACACGGCGACCCTCGCACCACTTTGTTCGGCAATTCGACGCAGCAGCCGGATTTCCGCGGGGGTATCGGTTGGGAAAACGTTGATGGCCACCACCGGGTGAACGCCCGACTTCTTCACGATATTGATATGGTGGAGGAGATTGGCGGCTCCCGCTTCGAGCCACGCTAAGTTCTCTTCGAAATATTCCTTGGGGATCGGTCGGCCGGGAGGGCAGGGCGGGGCTCCTGCTGTCACTCCATGGTGTTTCAATCCCCGTATTGTCGCTGTGATGACCGAGACATGGGGGACTTTGCCTAGGTATCGGCACTTGACATTCCAGAATTTTTCGAAGCCGATGTCCGCTCCAAATCCCGATTCGGTGATGTGATAGTCCGCCAGTTTCAGGCAGATTTGATCGCCGATCACACTGGACTGCCCGATCGCGATATTGGCAAACGGACCAGCGTGTACAAAACAGGGCTGGCCCTCGATGGTTTGAATGAGGTTTGGATTAATAGCGCTGCGCAACCAGGCGGTCATGGCCCCGGCCACCTCCAGGTCTTCGCACGTGATGGGACGATCCTTTTTATCGTAGGCCACGATGATCTGCCCGATACGCTGGCGAAGATCCTCGAGGCTTCGGGCCACGGCAAGGATAGCCATGACCTCGGAAGAGCTTGCGATCTGAAAGCGGCTCTGCATCATGTAGCCGTCCATCCGGCCGCCGATGCCGATGATGATATTGCGGAGCGCCTGGGCGCAGAAATCGATGACCCATCCCATTTCCACGCGGGTGGGATCGATGTTCAAGCGTCTCAGTCCCACTTTAGCCAGTCGCTCGTCGTCGTAATTGCGCTCG
This is a stretch of genomic DNA from Thermogutta terrifontis. It encodes these proteins:
- a CDS encoding formate--tetrahydrofolate ligase, whose amino-acid sequence is MPLDPTEHPDWEIALEAESRMKTCYQLGEELGLTKEELLPYGHYIAKVDYLKVMERLRDAPDGKFIEVTGITPTPLGEGKSTTTIGLLQGLGRRKKRVTACIRQPSGGPTMNIKGSAAGGGLSQVIPLAEFSLGLTGDINAVMNAHNLAMVALTARLQHERNYDDERLAKVGLRRLNIDPTRVEMGWVIDFCAQALRNIIIGIGGRMDGYMMQSRFQIASSSEVMAILAVARSLEDLRQRIGQIIVAYDKKDRPITCEDLEVAGAMTAWLRSAINPNLIQTIEGQPCFVHAGPFANIAIGQSSVIGDQICLKLADYHITESGFGADIGFEKFWNVKCRYLGKVPHVSVITATIRGLKHHGVTAGAPPCPPGRPIPKEYFEENLAWLEAGAANLLHHINIVKKSGVHPVVAINVFPTDTPAEIRLLRRIAEQSGARVAVSNHWRYGGEGALELADAVLDACEQPVSFRYLYEDDTPLSERIEKIAREVYGADGVEYSREAEAKLKEFENNPKYRDFATMMVKTHLSLTHDPTIKGAPKGWTLPIKDILVYGGARFLCPMAGEISLMPGTGSDPAFRRIDVDVKTGRVTGLF